In one Sphingobium indicum B90A genomic region, the following are encoded:
- a CDS encoding response regulator, with amino-acid sequence MPDMPPSRPFRVIVVDDDEDIRGLIVGQLAQEHYEVLAAGSLSELHGIMAARPADLIVLDLNLPDGDGLSLCRELRAQGSGVQIIMVTARGSAIDRVLGLELGADDYLTKPFEPRELLVRVRNLLRRSRSEDPARQKAARIARFGSWRLDLFQRRLIASDDRLIMLSSAEFRLLSRFIEEPNVVLSREALVPERRATAAFDRSIDLQVSRLRQKLADSPGGDGLILTVRGEGYVLASTVTYE; translated from the coding sequence ATGCCCGATATGCCGCCATCCCGCCCGTTCCGCGTGATCGTCGTCGACGATGACGAGGACATAAGGGGGCTGATCGTCGGCCAGCTTGCCCAGGAACATTATGAGGTGCTGGCGGCCGGCAGCCTGAGCGAACTGCACGGAATCATGGCGGCGCGGCCGGCCGACCTCATCGTGCTGGACCTCAACCTGCCCGATGGCGACGGGCTGTCGCTGTGCCGGGAATTGCGGGCGCAGGGCAGCGGCGTCCAGATCATCATGGTGACGGCGCGGGGCAGCGCCATCGACCGGGTGCTGGGGCTGGAACTGGGCGCGGACGATTATCTGACCAAGCCGTTCGAGCCGCGCGAGCTGCTGGTTCGGGTCCGCAACCTGCTGCGGCGGTCGCGCAGCGAGGATCCGGCGCGGCAGAAGGCGGCGCGGATCGCCCGCTTCGGCTCCTGGCGGCTGGACCTCTTCCAGCGACGGCTGATCGCCAGCGACGACCGGCTGATCATGCTGTCCTCCGCCGAATTCCGCCTGCTGTCCCGCTTCATAGAGGAACCCAATGTGGTGCTCTCTCGAGAGGCGCTGGTGCCTGAACGCCGGGCGACGGCGGCGTTCGACCGATCCATCGACCTCCAGGTCAGCCGGCTGCGGCAGAAACTGGCCGACAGCCCCGGCGGCGACGGCCTGATCCTGACGGTGCGCGGCGAAGGCTATGTGCTGGCGAGCACGGTGACCTATGAATGA
- a CDS encoding ATP-binding protein has product MMIPIVARARNFFRSLVGRIFLLLTVGMTVAAVLALLVAEQARHLDFERWRLQRVVASAVDIAQRLSHDPVRIEAMLKDQQIMGARTAPEGVALADPDPTLADALEVRFGPYSNPEAGQVPVGLCFPASKVDPNNRAAGLIDAPRPDCWVVRFTDSTGQRRSLALYLPRVAKPPSNLARPIYLLLILLSSAGLAIVVARFVAKPLRRLERAAEAFSVSVDPEEIPERGPEEVRAALSTFNLMQRRVRAGFAERTQLLAAISHDLQTPLTRLRLRLELVENEELRARLLQDHQAMMTLVREGLDLAASTEAQEDWSMIDIDSLLTSMAEDAQDLGSPVRFLSGCGGTVRVKPNALTRCISNLVNNAVKYGGSADVSCMRQGGRVLIEVRDHGPGIAPDQLDQMFEPFTRGVAGQPGGRPGTGIGLTIARSLALSFQASVRLANAPDGGLVATIDMRA; this is encoded by the coding sequence ATGATGATCCCGATCGTGGCGCGGGCGCGCAATTTCTTCCGGTCGCTGGTGGGACGGATATTCCTGCTGCTGACCGTCGGCATGACCGTGGCCGCCGTGCTGGCTCTGCTGGTGGCGGAGCAGGCCCGGCACCTCGATTTCGAACGCTGGCGCCTCCAGCGCGTGGTGGCGAGCGCGGTCGACATCGCCCAGCGGCTGAGCCACGATCCGGTGCGGATAGAGGCGATGCTGAAGGACCAGCAGATCATGGGCGCGAGGACCGCGCCGGAAGGCGTGGCGCTGGCGGACCCGGACCCCACCCTGGCGGACGCGCTGGAGGTGCGTTTCGGGCCATATTCGAATCCCGAAGCAGGGCAGGTGCCGGTCGGGCTGTGCTTCCCCGCGAGCAAGGTCGACCCCAATAATCGGGCGGCCGGCCTGATCGACGCGCCACGGCCCGATTGCTGGGTCGTCCGCTTCACCGACAGCACGGGCCAGCGGCGCTCGCTCGCCCTATACCTGCCGCGGGTCGCCAAGCCGCCCAGCAATCTTGCCAGGCCGATCTACCTGCTGCTGATCCTGTTGTCTTCGGCGGGGCTGGCGATCGTCGTCGCGCGCTTCGTCGCCAAGCCGCTGCGACGGTTGGAGCGGGCGGCCGAAGCCTTTTCGGTGTCGGTCGATCCGGAGGAAATCCCCGAACGCGGGCCGGAGGAGGTGCGGGCCGCACTGTCGACCTTCAACCTGATGCAGCGCCGGGTGCGCGCCGGTTTTGCCGAGCGGACGCAGTTGCTCGCCGCGATCAGCCATGACCTTCAGACCCCGCTCACCCGCCTGCGGCTGCGGCTGGAACTGGTGGAGAATGAGGAGTTGCGGGCGCGGCTGTTGCAGGATCACCAGGCGATGATGACCCTGGTGCGCGAGGGGCTGGACCTAGCGGCGAGCACCGAGGCGCAGGAGGACTGGTCGATGATCGACATCGATTCCCTGCTCACCAGCATGGCGGAGGACGCGCAGGACCTGGGATCGCCCGTTCGTTTCCTGTCGGGCTGCGGCGGCACGGTCCGCGTCAAGCCCAATGCGCTGACCCGCTGCATCAGCAACCTGGTGAACAATGCGGTGAAATATGGCGGCAGCGCCGATGTCAGTTGCATGCGGCAGGGCGGGCGCGTGCTGATCGAGGTGCGGGACCATGGGCCGGGCATCGCGCCCGATCAACTGGACCAGATGTTCGAACCCTTCACCCGCGGCGTGGCGGGGCAGCCGGGCGGGCGGCCGGGCACGGGCATTGGCCTCACCATCGCCCGATCCCTGGCGCTGAGCTTCCAGGCGTCGGTGCGGCTGGCCAACGCGCCGGACGGGGGGCTGGTCGCGACGATCGACATGCGGGCGTAA
- a CDS encoding PrkA family serine protein kinase has translation MTKNELFSSFTRKFDDRRQAEMSIEDYLLGCRNDPLMHASAPERLLAAIGEPEIIDTSRDQRLGRIFMNRTIRRYKSFTNFYGMEGTIEHIVSFLRHASQGLEERKQILYLLGPVGGGKSSLAERLKALMEVHPIYVLKAGDEISPIFESPLALFDAETHGDFIEENYAIPRRRLTGMISPWCRKRLDEYGGDISQFRVVRMMPSRMRQVAIAKTEPGDENNQDISSLVGKVDIRKLEMLSQNDPDAYSYSGGLNRANQGMLEFVEMFKAPIKMLHPLLTATQEGNYIGTENIGAIPYTGIIMAHSNESEWANFKNNKNNEAFIDRIYVIKVPYSLQATEERHVYEKLLRESDLNKAPCAPGTLDMLARFSVLTRLREHENSNLYSKMRVYDGEMLREIDPRAKSLQEYRDAAGVDEGMSGISTRFAFKALSATFNHDTNEIAADPVHLMYVLEGMVRQEQFPAEVEARYLEFIKGELAPRYAEFIGNEIQKAYLESYHDYGQNLFDRYVAYADAWIEDLDFKDPDTGQLLDREVINQELSKTEKPAGIANPKDFRNEVVKFALRMRASNDGRNPSWTSYEKIREVIEKRMFSQVEDLLPVISFGSKKDGETATKHDEFVARMIERGYTERQVRRLVEWYIRVKQAG, from the coding sequence GTGACAAAGAATGAGCTGTTTTCCAGCTTCACGCGGAAGTTCGATGATCGGCGCCAGGCCGAAATGTCCATCGAAGATTATCTGCTGGGATGTCGCAACGATCCATTGATGCACGCATCGGCGCCGGAACGGCTGCTGGCCGCCATCGGCGAGCCTGAGATCATCGACACGTCCCGCGATCAGCGGCTGGGCCGCATCTTCATGAACCGGACGATCCGGCGCTACAAGAGCTTCACCAACTTCTACGGCATGGAAGGGACGATAGAGCATATCGTCAGCTTCCTGCGCCACGCCAGCCAGGGACTGGAGGAGCGCAAGCAGATCCTCTACCTGCTTGGCCCGGTGGGCGGCGGCAAGTCGTCGCTGGCCGAACGGCTGAAGGCGTTGATGGAGGTGCACCCCATCTATGTGCTGAAGGCGGGGGATGAAATCAGCCCGATCTTCGAAAGCCCGCTCGCCCTGTTCGACGCGGAGACGCATGGCGACTTCATAGAGGAAAATTACGCCATCCCCCGCCGTCGGCTGACCGGCATGATCAGCCCCTGGTGCCGCAAGCGCCTGGACGAATATGGCGGCGACATCTCCCAGTTCAGGGTCGTGCGCATGATGCCCTCCCGCATGCGGCAGGTCGCCATCGCCAAGACCGAACCGGGCGATGAGAACAACCAGGACATCAGCTCGCTGGTCGGCAAGGTCGACATCCGCAAGCTGGAAATGCTCTCCCAGAACGATCCCGACGCCTACAGCTATTCCGGCGGCCTCAACCGGGCGAACCAGGGCATGCTGGAATTCGTCGAGATGTTCAAGGCGCCGATCAAGATGCTCCATCCGCTGCTCACCGCGACGCAGGAGGGCAATTATATCGGCACGGAGAATATCGGCGCCATCCCCTATACCGGCATCATCATGGCCCACAGCAATGAATCGGAATGGGCCAATTTCAAGAACAACAAGAATAACGAAGCCTTCATCGACCGCATCTACGTCATAAAAGTCCCCTACAGCCTGCAAGCCACCGAAGAACGCCATGTCTACGAAAAGCTGCTGCGGGAATCCGACCTCAACAAAGCCCCCTGCGCGCCGGGAACATTGGACATGCTGGCCCGCTTTTCGGTCCTGACCCGCCTGCGCGAGCATGAGAACAGCAATCTCTACTCCAAGATGCGAGTCTATGACGGCGAGATGCTGCGGGAAATCGACCCGCGCGCGAAAAGCCTCCAGGAATATCGCGACGCCGCCGGCGTGGACGAGGGCATGTCGGGCATCTCCACCCGCTTCGCCTTCAAGGCGCTGTCGGCCACCTTCAACCACGACACCAATGAGATCGCGGCCGACCCGGTCCACCTCATGTACGTGCTGGAGGGCATGGTCCGGCAGGAACAATTCCCGGCCGAAGTCGAAGCCCGCTACCTGGAGTTCATCAAGGGCGAACTGGCCCCGCGCTATGCCGAATTCATCGGCAATGAAATCCAGAAGGCCTATCTGGAATCCTATCATGATTACGGCCAGAACCTGTTCGACCGCTATGTCGCCTATGCCGATGCGTGGATCGAGGATCTGGATTTCAAGGATCCTGACACCGGCCAGCTTCTGGACCGGGAGGTCATCAACCAGGAACTGTCCAAGACCGAAAAGCCAGCCGGCATCGCCAACCCCAAGGATTTCCGCAACGAGGTCGTGAAATTCGCCCTCCGCATGCGGGCGAGCAACGATGGCCGCAACCCGTCCTGGACCAGTTACGAGAAAATCCGCGAAGTCATCGAAAAGCGGATGTTCAGCCAGGTCGAGGATCTGCTGCCGGTCATCAGCTTCGGGTCGAAGAAGGACGGCGAAACCGCGACCAAGCATGATGAATTCGTCGCGCGCATGATCGAAAGGGGCTATACGGAGCGGCAGGTCCGGCGCCTGGTCGAATGGTATATCCGCGTGAAACAGGCCGGTTGA
- a CDS encoding YeaH/YhbH family protein, whose amino-acid sequence MHIVDRRLNPGGKSLVNRQRFLRRARAYVQQAVRDSLKDRSIKDLDKEGQISIQRDVIHEPTLHRAAQGGSRERVFPGNHDYMEGDKIKRPDGGAGAGSKAGQGEGNDDFQFALSREEFLDLFLDDLELPDLAKRRLIGGAVDGIRRAGYSTAGNPSNLSVPRTMQKAMSRRLALRRPKGADLARIEEEIALIEARTPPLPDDATRLEALREERSTVIRRRNLIAYIDPVDLRYRRFETVPKPVAQAVMFCLMDVSGSMTEHMKDLAKRFFALLHLFLSRCYEHVEVVFIHHTDRAAEVDEQTFFYSTVTGGTLVSSALDKLIEVVQERFRPDDWNIYVAQASDGDTMQSDNGRVVSLMQQEILPFSQYFAYLEVGREEFADIESIGTTTGLWQAYAPVSDANRNFVMRKVHHRREIYPVFRELFQRKGVAERSS is encoded by the coding sequence ATGCACATAGTCGACAGACGGTTGAACCCAGGCGGCAAGAGCCTGGTCAACAGACAGCGCTTCCTGCGAAGGGCAAGGGCCTATGTGCAGCAGGCGGTGCGCGACAGCCTGAAGGACCGCAGCATCAAGGATCTGGACAAGGAAGGCCAGATTTCCATCCAGCGCGACGTCATCCACGAACCGACGCTGCACCGCGCCGCGCAGGGCGGCAGCCGCGAACGGGTCTTCCCCGGCAACCACGACTATATGGAGGGCGACAAGATCAAGCGCCCCGACGGCGGCGCGGGCGCGGGGTCGAAGGCCGGGCAGGGCGAGGGGAATGACGATTTCCAGTTCGCGCTCAGCCGGGAGGAATTTCTCGACCTGTTCCTGGACGATCTGGAACTGCCGGACCTCGCAAAGCGGCGGCTGATCGGCGGCGCGGTCGACGGCATCCGGCGGGCAGGCTATTCGACCGCCGGCAACCCCTCCAACCTCTCCGTGCCCCGCACCATGCAGAAGGCGATGTCGCGCCGCCTGGCGCTGCGCCGCCCAAAAGGCGCCGACCTCGCCCGGATCGAGGAGGAAATCGCCCTGATCGAGGCGCGCACTCCGCCTCTGCCCGACGACGCCACGCGGCTGGAGGCGCTGCGGGAGGAACGCTCCACCGTCATCCGCCGCCGCAACCTCATCGCCTATATCGACCCCGTCGACCTGCGCTACCGCCGCTTCGAAACGGTGCCCAAGCCCGTCGCGCAAGCCGTCATGTTCTGCCTGATGGACGTCTCCGGCTCCATGACGGAACATATGAAGGACTTGGCCAAGCGCTTCTTCGCGCTGCTGCACCTGTTCCTGTCGCGCTGCTACGAACATGTGGAGGTGGTGTTCATCCACCATACCGACCGGGCGGCCGAGGTGGACGAACAGACCTTCTTCTACAGCACGGTCACAGGCGGCACGCTGGTGTCCAGCGCGCTCGACAAGCTGATAGAGGTGGTGCAGGAACGCTTCCGGCCCGACGACTGGAACATCTATGTGGCGCAGGCGTCGGACGGCGACACGATGCAATCCGACAATGGCCGGGTGGTCAGCCTGATGCAGCAGGAAATCCTGCCCTTCAGCCAATATTTCGCCTATCTGGAGGTCGGGCGGGAGGAATTCGCCGACATAGAATCGATCGGCACGACCACCGGCCTGTGGCAGGCCTATGCCCCGGTTTCAGACGCCAACCGCAATTTCGTGATGCGCAAGGTGCATCACCGCCGCGAAATCTACCCCGTCTTCCGCGAATTGTTCCAGCGCAAGGGCGTGGCGGAGCGGAGTTCATGA
- a CDS encoding SpoVR family protein, producing MTVALAPAPLFTGSDWDFSLINRIHDTIEPIALQEMKLDIYPNQIEIISAEQMLDAYSSIGMPLFYKHWSFGKQFVTNEMMYRKGLRGLAYELVINSDPCINYLMQENSATMQTLVIAHAAFGHNHFFKNNYVFKQWTDAEGILDYLEFAKRYIAQCEERYGQLPVERVLDAAHALMNQGVHRYPRVRPRDLKAEAAREAERQAYRDRIYDDLWRTVPTGAKADAIPSDARRAALGLPQENILYFLEKSGPRLESWQREILRIVRLIAQYFYPQRQTKAMNEGCATYTHYRIMTTLHERGWITDGSFMEFLSSHTNVVYQPTYDSGQFGGFNPYALGFGIMSDIERICREPTEEDREWFPEIAGSGDAMEVLKDIWANYRDESFVSQFLSPHLIRQWRLFKILDKQGESELRVDAIHDERGYRRIRRSLAREYEIGRQEPDIQVVDVDLAGDRKLIVEHAVLDGVQLDAGDATMVLQNLANLWGYEVLLKEVDSESRKELKSHSAQPNMAWLR from the coding sequence ATGACGGTCGCGCTGGCGCCCGCCCCGCTGTTCACGGGCAGCGATTGGGATTTTTCCCTCATCAACCGCATCCACGACACGATCGAACCGATAGCGCTCCAGGAAATGAAGCTGGACATCTATCCCAACCAGATAGAGATCATCAGCGCGGAACAGATGCTGGACGCCTATTCGTCCATCGGCATGCCGCTCTTCTACAAACATTGGTCCTTCGGCAAGCAGTTCGTGACCAATGAAATGATGTACCGCAAGGGGCTGCGCGGCCTCGCCTATGAGCTGGTGATCAACTCCGATCCCTGCATCAACTATCTGATGCAGGAAAACAGCGCGACGATGCAGACCCTGGTCATCGCCCATGCCGCCTTCGGACATAATCATTTCTTCAAGAATAATTATGTCTTCAAGCAATGGACCGACGCGGAGGGCATTCTCGACTATCTGGAATTCGCCAAGCGCTACATCGCCCAATGCGAGGAACGCTACGGCCAGTTGCCGGTCGAACGGGTGCTGGACGCCGCCCATGCGCTGATGAACCAGGGCGTCCACCGCTATCCGCGCGTCCGCCCAAGGGACTTGAAGGCGGAGGCGGCGCGGGAGGCGGAACGGCAGGCCTATCGCGACCGCATCTATGACGATCTGTGGCGCACCGTGCCAACCGGCGCGAAGGCGGACGCGATCCCCAGCGACGCCCGGCGGGCCGCGCTGGGACTGCCGCAGGAAAATATCCTCTATTTCCTGGAAAAGTCCGGTCCCCGGCTGGAAAGCTGGCAGCGGGAGATTTTGCGGATCGTGCGGCTAATCGCGCAATATTTCTACCCGCAGCGCCAGACCAAGGCGATGAATGAGGGCTGCGCCACCTACACCCATTATCGCATCATGACGACGCTGCACGAACGGGGCTGGATCACCGACGGCTCCTTCATGGAATTCCTGTCATCCCATACCAATGTCGTCTACCAACCCACTTATGATTCAGGACAATTTGGCGGATTCAACCCCTATGCCCTAGGATTCGGCATCATGTCCGACATAGAGCGCATCTGTCGCGAACCGACGGAGGAGGACCGGGAATGGTTCCCCGAAATCGCCGGATCGGGCGACGCGATGGAGGTGCTGAAGGACATCTGGGCCAATTACCGGGACGAAAGCTTCGTCTCGCAATTCCTCAGCCCCCATCTGATCCGGCAATGGCGGCTGTTCAAGATACTCGACAAGCAGGGCGAGTCGGAATTGCGGGTCGATGCCATCCATGATGAGCGCGGCTACCGGCGGATTCGCCGCTCTTTGGCGCGGGAATATGAAATCGGTCGGCAGGAGCCGGACATTCAGGTGGTCGATGTCGACCTGGCCGGGGACCGCAAGCTGATCGTCGAACATGCGGTGCTGGACGGCGTGCAACTGGATGCGGGCGATGCCACCATGGTGTTGCAAAATCTGGCGAATCTCTGGGGTTATGAGGTGCTGTTGAAGGAGGTCGACTCCGAAAGCCGCAAGGAACTGAAAAGCCACAGCGCGCAGCCCAATATGGCCTGGCTGCGCTGA
- the cobF gene encoding precorrin-6A synthase (deacetylating) translates to MIGIDLIGIGTGNPDHLTRAAAKAMNDADLILLPRKGAAKSDLVDLRRAICAELLTQAVKIVEFDMPRRADRPDYVGAVLDWHDAIAALWMEQIARHLPNGGRLALLVWGDPSLYDSSLRIAGRLPGVKVRVIPGITSIQALTAAHGICLNDLAEPVLITTGRRLAERGWPDCADTLAVMLDGHCAFQAATAEGIDIWWGAYLGLPQESIMRGALTEVGADIVRRRAALRKEHGWIMDIYLLRRQRPG, encoded by the coding sequence ATGATCGGCATCGACCTTATCGGCATCGGCACGGGCAATCCCGATCACCTCACCCGCGCCGCGGCGAAGGCGATGAACGACGCCGACCTCATCCTGCTGCCGCGCAAGGGCGCCGCCAAGTCCGACCTTGTCGACCTGCGCCGCGCCATTTGCGCCGAACTGCTGACGCAGGCGGTGAAGATCGTGGAATTCGACATGCCCCGGCGGGCGGACCGGCCCGATTATGTCGGCGCCGTGCTCGACTGGCACGACGCCATCGCCGCGCTCTGGATGGAGCAGATCGCCCGGCATCTTCCGAACGGGGGCAGGCTTGCCCTGCTCGTCTGGGGCGATCCGTCGCTTTATGACAGCAGCCTGCGCATCGCCGGGCGCCTGCCGGGCGTGAAGGTCCGCGTCATTCCCGGCATCACCAGCATACAGGCGCTGACAGCCGCCCACGGCATCTGCCTCAATGACCTTGCCGAACCCGTGCTGATCACCACCGGCAGGCGCCTCGCCGAGCGGGGCTGGCCGGATTGCGCCGACACCCTCGCCGTCATGCTGGATGGCCATTGCGCCTTCCAGGCCGCGACGGCCGAGGGGATCGACATCTGGTGGGGCGCCTATCTGGGACTGCCGCAGGAGTCGATCATGCGCGGGGCATTGACCGAGGTCGGGGCGGACATCGTCCGGCGGCGGGCCGCGCTTCGGAAGGAGCATGGCTGGATCATGGATATTTACCTGCTGCGCAGGCAAAGACCCGGTTGA